A window of the Lates calcarifer isolate ASB-BC8 linkage group LG18, TLL_Latcal_v3, whole genome shotgun sequence genome harbors these coding sequences:
- the LOC108889252 gene encoding 4-galactosyl-N-acetylglucosaminide 3-alpha-L-fucosyltransferase 9, whose translation MSSSGGQKTSLRQFSLCCIMVACCLVLFFIYYKPDIKLPTLGIYKTCPTVICAKTAQDQDSTSNCSSEQHLNTPQSDTKKTQVAAVDAEPDTVLLIWMWPFGFKYDLSCSIFNITRCHLTDNRSLYNKSHGVLFHHRDIQGTGLPKEPRPWFQKWVWSNMESPANSAPIPAVDNVFNLTCNYRLDSSIPVPYGYLVRITSEDEKFKLPKKNKLVCWVVSNWKTQYKRVQYYNELKNHINIQAFGNAFGQHLSDQDYTDIVSSCKFYLSFENSVYKDYITEKLYSPMKLGSVPIVLGPPRQNYEDHIPPDSFIHVSDFSTPKELAERLFYLDQNHTEYMKYFNWKNRYKVQMSWFGKEHACKTCSYLQKNRGYQTIHGLNKWYWG comes from the coding sequence ATGTCTTCCTCAGGTGGCCAGAAGACTTCCCTGCGCCAATTTTCCCTCTGTTGCATCATGGTGGCATGTTGTCTGGTCCTTTTCTTTATATACTACAAGCCTGATATCAAGCTTCCCACTCTAGGCATTTACAAAACTTGTCCGACAGTAATTTGTGCAAAGACAGCACAGGACCAGGACTCAACCTCAAACTGTTCATCAGAGCAGCACCTCAATACACCTCAGAGTGACACCAAGAAGACCCAGGTTGCAGCAGTGGATGCTGAGCCCGACACTGTTCTGTTAATCTGGATGTGGCCATTTGGCTTCAAGTATGATCTCAGCTGCAGTATATTCAATATCACAAGATGCCACTTGACAGACAACAGGTCTCTTTACAACAAATCCCACGGGGTTCTCTTCCACCACAGGGACATTCAGGGAACAGGCTTACCAAAAGAGCCACGTCCTTGGTTTCAGAAATGGGTGTGGTCAAATATGGAGTCACCTGCAAACTCAGCTCCAATCCCCGCAGTTGACAACGTGTTCAACTTGACATGCAATTATCGCCTCGATTCAAGCATTCCTGTGCCTTATGGGTATTTGGTGCGAATAACATCTGAGGATGAGAAATTCAAACTGCCAAAAAAGAACAAGTTGGTCTGTTGGGTTGTGAGCAACTGGAAAACACAGTACAAAAGAGTTCAGTACTACAATGAACTGAAAAATCACATCAATATACAAGCTTTTGGAAATGCTTTTGGTCAACATCTAAGTGATCAAGACTACACAGATATAGTATCTAGTTGTAAATTCTACCTCTCCTTTGAAAACTCTGTTTACAAAGACTATATCACTGAGAAGTTATACAGTCCTATGAAGTTAGGAAGTGTACCAATAGTTCTGGGCCCTCCAAGACAAAATTATGAGGACCATATTCCACCTGACTCTTTCATTCATGTCAGTGACTTTTCCACTCCAAAGGAGCTGGCAGAGAGGTTATTTTACCTCGACCAAAATCATACTGAATACATGAAATACTTCAACTGGAAAAACAGGTATAAAGTTCAGATGTCTTGGTTTGGCAAAGAACACGCCTGCAAAACGTGTAGTTACTTACAAAAAAACAGAGGATACCAAACTATTCACGGTCTTAACAAATGGTACTGGGGTTAA
- the tcp11l2 gene encoding T-complex protein 11-like protein 2, translating to MPLNDERPTSTSSGEDQGSDVESSSERCDSMTSTSDLDCSRESFTSDCSSKHCTPSSSPPKTLTLDEVMESARDLSNLRFAHEITVNHNFHLEPDSLSQDSLWKVVRDNVHKAFWDILESELNDDPPEYGQAIRLLEEIREILLSFLNPGANRMRTQIMEVLDMDLIRQQADNDAVDIQGLSSYIITTMGKMCAPVRDEDIKKLRESTDNIVTLFREIFRVLDLMKADMVNFTIDNLRPVLQRQSVEYERAKFQSILEKTPNALDHTTSWIKSVLEELLSANIPTEQTQGKGQRALPGPFQILNAAFLRILTWDDDKGPLPETWMTDEARLREIQWKLQQYQAVNEVLLIVYSTVGGPIQGLPSLSDRLKRMTSVLLDGMHSPDFNLKEALEGVSTQICCELNKSLTERNYPALTPALQATLTGQICGITERDNPIRTLVEDRVQQYFMALICDPKPQAKLEQVPAGLTAIKPELSFMGAKFISLVNYNKTVYGPFYADIMRKLMFSSSPPAENPPQNVAQHSVTSN from the exons ATGCCTCTAAATGATGAGCGACCCACCTCCACATCCAGCGGTGAGGACCAAGGCAGTGATGTGGAGTCGTCGTCAGAGCGCTGTGACAGTATGACCTCGACCAGTGACTTGGACTGCTCCCGTGAAAGCTTCACCAGCGACTGCTCTAGCAAACATTGCACACCCTCCT CGAGTCCACCCAAAACCTTAACGCTGGATGAAGTCATGGAGTCTGCCAGAGATCTCTCCAATCTCAGATTTGCCCATGAGATCACTGTTAACCACAACTTCCATCTAGAGCCGGACAGCCTATCTCAGGACAG TTTATGGAAGGTAGTTAGAGATAACGTCCACAAGGCCTTCTGGGACATCCTGGAGTCGGAACTGAATGATGACCCACCTGAGTACGGCCAGGCCATCAGACTACTGGAGGAGATCAGAGAG ATCTTACTGTCATTCCTTAATCCGGGTGCCAATCGAATGAGGACCCAGATCATGGAGGTTCTGGACATGGACCTAATTCGTCAGCAGGCTGACAACGATGCTGTAGACATCCAAGGGCTCTCCTCTTACATTATCACCACCATGGGCAAGATGTGTGCACCGGTGAGGGATGAGGACATTAAGAAGCTGCGGGAAAGCACAGATAACATAGTGACACTATTCAG GGAGATCTTCCGTGTGCTGGACTTGATGAAGGCAGACATGGTCAACTTTACAATTGATAATCTGCGGCCTGtgctacagagacagagtgttGAATATGAGCGGGCAAAGTTCCAGAGCatcctggaaaaaacaccca ATGCGTTGGACCACACCACCTCCTGGATTAAGTCAGTACTGGAGGAGCTGTTGTCAGCCAACATCCCCACAGAACAGACTCAGGGGAAAGGACAGCGAGCTCTGCCAGGGCCTTTCCAGATCCTCAATGCCGCCTTCCTCCGTATCCTCACATGGGACGATGATAAGGGCCCACTGCCTGAG ACCTGGATGACAGATGAGGCACGTCTGCGAGAGATTCAGTGGAAGCTCCAGCAGTATCAGGCGGTGAATGAGGTTCTGCTCATCGTCTACAGCACCGTTGGAGGGCCTATCCAGGGTCTGCCCTCTCTGTCTGACCGCCTGAAGAGGATGACCAGTGTGCTGTTGGATGGGATGCACAGCCC GGACTTTAACCTAAAAGAGGCACTAGAGGGCGTCAGTACTCAGATCTGCTGTGAGCTCAACAAGTCTTTAACAGAGAGGAACTACCCTGCACTGACCCCAGCGCTGCAGGCCACCCTCACAGGCCAGATCTGCGGCATCACAGAGAGGGATAATCCCATCCGAACTTTAGTTG AGGATCGAGTGCAGCAGTACTTCATGGCGCTCATCTGTGACCCTAAACCCCAGGCCAAACTTGAACAGGTACCAGCTGGCTTGACTGCCATCAAGCCTGAACTATCATTTATGGGAGCAAAGTTCATCTCCCTGGTCAACTATAACAAGACTGTCTATGGACCCTTCTATGCGGATATCATGAGGAAGCTGATGTTCAGCAGCAGCCCACCAGCGGAAAATCCTCCTCAGAACGTAGCTCAGCACTCTGTCACCTCcaattaa